AAGCTCGCAGGCCTGTAGGAAAGCGCTTTGGCCACCCGCGTATGCGGGTGGCAACACCACCTCAATCGCCCGCGTCACCACCCGAACCCCGGGCGGCCCATTGGCCAAGGCGCTGCTGCACGACGTCCGGCAGCATGCCGGGGCACTTCGTGTCGAGCTGTCGCAACAGCGGCGCCAGTTCCTTGTCGCGCAGCGCCAGCGAGTAGAGCCAGATATGCCGCTCGTCGTATTCCTCAGTCGCACCCTTGGCGGTCAGGCGGAGCAGCTGGAACGGGAGCAGGAAGGACCTCGCCCCGGGATCGTTCACGGTGATGGCATCAAGGCTGGAAATCTCGTCATAGGCCAAGCTGCGCCATGGCAGGCGCGCCAGCCATGGCCTGCGCCAGCTCGGCGGCCGGAAGCTTTGCGGACGCATGTAAATCCGATGCTCGTCCCAGGCGAGCTTCAGCCCAGTGCCGTTGGTGTAAAGGAACAGCCATGGGAGACCGCCGCATAGGAACACTGTAGCAGCTAGAGGATAATTACCATCATAGAGTCCTCCGAGCCCCCCATAGAGGATAAGAGGCAGCATTATGACTGATATGAACAACAAAGGCCCCGGTATCTTTTCGTGCAACCATATGGCCTCAGGGGAGGGGTAGTTGAAATCGGCTCGCGCCATTATCTACCTCCCCTCTGCTTCATGCCGTCAATCAAAGTTCCGACAGCCTGTCGACCGGAGCCCACCACGGCATTGGCTGCGCCCGCGTTAACAGGATAGCGCAAGCGCGTCTGGACTATATTGCCGCTGTTCAGCTTAGTGTTCAAACCTTGGTAGATGCTGAGGCTGCTGTTCCTGCCCGACGTGAAGCCGCTAATGCGCACGTCCAATGGCATCACAGCGCCCAGACCACCGCCTTGCACAGTCGCCAGGCCGAGTTGCGTGTAGCTGATCTGCGAACGGTTACCCCCGTTGGTGACCAACTGACCGGCAAAGTCCCCGGTAAAGCCTGAGGCTCCCCCCAAGCCAATCGTCTGCGCGCGAGTGCTAACCGCTCGTCCCAGCACGGTATTCGGCAGGAGCCGCAAGCCCGACCCACCGACGCCGCCGGCAAGAATAGCGGTCGTGTATCCGCCCGCCGTATGCTCGAGCCCGAAGGCCTCATTCTTCGAGAACTCGAACCCGGCCCCAAACAGGCCACCTGTTGCAAAACCGGCGCTGCCCGATGCGATCGTGCTGGCCGTACCACCGACATAGAAGCTCCCGGCATAGCCGGCAGCCGCCGGTGCCGCGACCATACCGCCAGCGATCAACGCCGGCGCCCCTATCCCGACGAACAGCAGCTTGTTCACCTCGCCAGTCGCATAGTTGCCCAGTTCATCGACATACACCTGGTTCACTTGCAAATTGTGGTAGCGCTGGTCGATATCGGCGCGCAAGGCTGCTTGCTCAGGTGCGGCAAGGGACGGGAGAATGTTCTCAAGCACGTCCGACCTCCAGGCATTGAAAGCACCCCACCGCTGACGCATCTCAAACCCGAAAATCGCATGGCCGCCATCAGAGAACGCCCCCCGTCCGATATCCGTCCGGTAAGGATCATGATCGACATCGACCGCACCGTGCCCGAACGGCCCGCCCCTGCGGGCATGTTCGGCCAGGATGATGTCGAGCTTGGCCGCCTCCCGCGCTTCGAGAAGCGTCGTACCGATCGCAAGACCATCGCCAAGCGACAGAACCGGGGCAAGCAGGGAGTCGATCCCGGCATCGCCAATATAGCCCGCACTCGACAGGTTGACGATCGCCCCGCTCAGTTGCTCGCCGGTGGTCTCGCGCACCCCGGGGGTGGCGGTGGCGTGTTCGGCGGGGGCCAGCGCCTTGCCGATCGTCCCGCCCACGGCCTGCCCGACGATATCGGGGATCGCGGTGGTGAGGTTCCTGCCGAAGCTCTCGCCGTTGAGCGCCGAGCGGGTGGCTACGCCGGCTTGCGCTTCTTTGCGCTCTTTATCGCCATCTCCAACATGCGTGCGACGCTGTCGTCGCGTTCTCTGGCCGCGAGCTCTTCCAGTTCGGGGATCATTTCGGCATCGGCGATCACATCGAAAGCATTGGCCATCGCCCAGCGAATCCGGTGGTGTTCGTTGCCCGAATTGCGAAACTCGGCGAGCATGATCCGGGCACCCTCGCCGCGTGCTTCGCGAACGGTAAGCGAGCGGATTATGCTCTCGCGAATTCGCAAGGGATAGTCGCGTTGCAGATGCTCAAGCAGCACCGGAATGGCGTCGGGATAGGATTCCGATGTGTTGATGAACTCGCCGAGACTTCGAACATGTATCCCGCGCTTGGCCAGGTCCGCCACCACTGGCGCGACATCGCGATCATACTCTTCGGCGAGCTTCTGCTGTTCACGCTCGCGCTGTTCTTCGCGCGCAACCCATTCGGGGTCGGCGTGCAAGTCTGCCATGATCTCCGCTAGCGTGCGCCCCTCGTCCTTGCTCATATTCAGGTTCCCGGAATGTAACGAGGGACAATTTCACCTCGTTGAAATGCAGCCTCCAAAGGCCCGGTTACTCTGGTATTGCTTCTCAAATAGAGATCAAACCTCGCCCCCTGGCTCCGCGCGATCGTCACATTGTCGCGCAACTGCTGAGTATAGCTCAAGCTCTTGACGTTCTTCACCTCGGAAATCGTGTTCAACAAGTCATCAAACCCATCGACTACCCGATACCGATCCGTGCCGGGTACATTGAGACGCACTTTCTGCCCGATATCGCCCACTGCCCGCTCTCCGGCAATACCCAGACTGCGCACCTCGGCCATGCTCGCCGCACGAACCTCAAACGCGTCGATCCATGGCGAACGATAGCTTCCCGCACGCGCCAGCGCGGCACCCCTGGCAGGGGTCGCGATGGAAGCAACGCCGAACGCCACATCACCAGTGCCCAGCGCGATTTGGGTGCTGCTGGCCCGGCCCAGCGCCATTCGCGTGTCGGAGACAACCTGCATCGCTGAACGATTGTCAAGGAACACGCTGTCGAGACCGCGGGCTATCGGCGCAAGGCCCCGGTCAATCGGATGCGCAAGCATACCCGGGACGCTCGCCAGAGCGCTCGCGGCGCTGGTTAGGAAGCCAACGCCGATGTCCCGACCATAGACAAGCGGGTCATAGGAATAGGCCTCCTTGTAAGACGCGCTACTCACCGCATAGTCGGTACGGAACTCGGCAATCTCCGCCAACGATGCGTCCGAGAGCCAAGCCAGACCGTCTCTCAAGCCGGCTATCGCCAGAGTGCCGATATCGATTGTCGTTGTGGCAATATCATCAAGCCGCCCCGGATCGGTGGCTGCGACTTGCATGCCCCCCCTTCCGGCCAATACCGCTTGAGCTTGCCGGTCCCAGTAGCTGGCCCAATATGCGGCTTCGGTTTCCTGATAACGTTCATCACCCCGTAGACGCCGCCATTCTTGCGCAAAGCCGCGCATCTCTTCAGGCGTGTAATCGGCACCGTTTTCAAGCCGATACGGCCCATTTGGCACGCTGCCTGCCGGCGCGTCTGCTGCCGAAGCGAGCCTGACCTCGACTGGAGGTGCATTCCCAGGCCTTGGCAGCAGCGCCTTGCCGATCGTCCCGCCCACGGCCTGCCCGACGATATCGGGGATCGCGGTGGTGAGGTTCCTGCCGAAGCTCTCGCCGTTGAGCGCCGAGCGGGTGGCGGCGTCGGCTATGCCGCCGGCGGTGTGCGTGGCAAGGCTGGCGCCGAACCCGGTTCCCACCCTGCCTGCGATGGCGCGGCCCGTCGCTGCGCCCACGCCCGCCGCTGCAACGCCGGCGAAGTCGAACTTGCTCTGCAGGCCTGTCGCAACCCCGACACCTTGCGTGAGCGCGTTGCCGACTGCACCGCGCACTGCCGCCCCTTGCCAGCCGGCACCGAAGTTCGGGCCGAGGCCGCCGCCGATCCCGCCAGACAAGGCCGCAAGGCCCACGCCCTTCCAGTTGAACCTGTCCTGCAGGCCGGTTGCGACACCCACTCCCTGGCTGGCGATCGAACCCGCAGCACCGCCGATCGCGCCGCCCGCCATCCACGCGCCCGCACCCACACCGCTCGCCGTCGCGCCGCCGGTCATCGCACCCAGCACCGTGCCGAATGCCTTGCCCGAGATGGCCGCCGCAGCACCCACTGTGGCAATCGTCGTCACCGCAACCGCGACCACCGTGAGCAGCACCGCACCGACCACGCCGCAGTCATCGCCCTTCTGCTTCTTCGGCTGCGGCGTCGTGGGCGAGATATCGCCCAGCGCGGCAGACGGATCGTAAGGCCGGACCGTGTCTGCGTTATGGGTGTTGACCTGCACCCCTGCCGGAATGCGCAGGCTCTGCCCGGCACCCAGGATCGCGCCTGCGCCAAGGCTGTTGGCTTCGGCCAGCTTGTACCACAGCGAGGCATCGCCCCAGACCGCGGCGGCGACCTGCTGCAGGCTCTCGCCCCCGCGCGCGACATAGCCTGACCCATTGACCTGCGAGGTCGCCGCCAGCGTGCGGTGGTTGAGATCGAAGTCGGCATGGGTCTGACCCGTCGTCGCCCCACCGCGGAACGAGCCATTGCCGGTATCGTCACGCCGCGCGATCGCGGTCGCGAAGTCGACGTTGTCGCTCCCGTCGGTCCCGATCTCCCCCATCGCCCGGCCACCGAAGGTATAGTACCGCGCCGATGGATCGTAGGTCGTCCCGCTGCGATAGAGATCGCGCGCCAGAACGCGCCCGTCGATATCGGTCCGGTAGTGCTGCGTCTGCGCCGGAGCGGACCCCGACAGCGCGCTCGACGACGCACGCTCGATCGCACGTCCGCGCCATAGACGTTGGTCGTCTGCGTCGTCCCGTCGCGGTTGATCAGCTTGTGCGTCGCCTGCCGCGCACCGCCACCGCCGCTCGCAACGCCGAGCATCCCGCCAGTCAGCTCGATGAACTACTTCCCTAGAACTGGCAGAACCGACAGATCGCCAACGCCGTCTGATCCAACCTAGACTGCGGTCCTCACCGGATGGCTACACTTCAACAACATGCATCCCGAAAGCGCGGGGTAGGGTGTGCCGGGTATCTTACCCGCTCACGAGTTGCTGTTTGGGGACCGGTGTTAAAGGCAAGGAGAACAATGAAGGGATGGAGCAAACTTATGACCGGGGCGCGCTACGCACGTCTCCAAGGGCAACCTATTCAGAAGGATTGCCTGCAATCGCATCTTCCAAGAACGCTTTTCCGTGCCCAGATTCGATGGCTCCTGCCAGTTCACGACCGAAGGTTCGCATGGCATCTTCCCATTCGGGCATAGGGGCAAGCATCGGAGGTGAGCAGTGCTGCATTCGTTCACAATATCCGAGCGCTTCCGCATCGCGACCTAGCCATGTCGACAGGATCGCCAGCATCGTCATGTTGTTGGTCGTGTCCTGCATCGTGCCAGCTTCCGCCTCACACAGCGCTAAAACATCGGTAATGTCGAGCGGCTTGCGAACATCGGGCCGGAACTGCTGCTCCATCGCCGCAAGCATCCCCGGCATGCGTGATGCGTGCTGCTTTAAATTGGATTCGCGGTTCCGAACATCCAGCATCTGGGGAAGCATGCGGATGTATGCTTCAGGCAGTACAAGCGAGCTAATCCCATGCGTAGGGCGATAGTCGCCAGTGCGTAAAGCTTGGAACCAGATCATCTGTCGAACCGGCCCAGACTCTCGCACAAAGGCTGCGCCGTCCGCATACGGAGTCCATTCCGGAAAATGTGCGGCATACTCAGCCACGATTTCCTTGATCTGCTTCTTGGTCATTTTCTGATAACGGTTGGGCTTCATGGCTTGATCTCTAACACGGGAACATTGGCACCATTAAGAATGCCGTTCTGAATCTGAGTAATTCGTGACTGCGATAGCGTCGCATTCCCGAACTTGTAATCCCAAACCTTCGTAGGATTGAAGACTGATCCCTCGACAACATCAAGTCGGATCGAACCCTTAGTTGGCATACCTTGTTCCCAAAGCTGACCACCGACATAACGAACCTCTGTCGATAGGCCGCGGTCACCAAACATGCGCTGGTAACGTGTCAGCATGACATCGGCTATATCGTGCTTTGCCGTTCCAGCGACAGGACCATTCCCAAGCCCCCGTCGCAGCGACCCTATCCTGTCAGCCCGCGTGGCAATGTTTTGAACCAACTCACCGTTGGTCGCGTAGGCCCCGCTGAACGCTCCCCTCTCTGCAACTCTCCCACTCTTGAGTAGCTTGCTGC
The nucleotide sequence above comes from Pelagerythrobacter marensis. Encoded proteins:
- a CDS encoding putative toxin, whose amino-acid sequence is MGEIGTDGSDNVDFATAIARRDDTGNGSFRGGATTGQTHADFDLNHRTLAATSQVNGSGYVARGGESLQQVAAAVWGDASLWYKLAEANSLGAGAILGAGQSLRIPAGVQVNTHNADTVRPYDPSAALGDISPTTPQPKKQKGDDCGVVGAVLLTVVAVAVTTIATVGAAAAISGKAFGTVLGAMTGGATASGVGAGAWMAGGAIGGAAGSIASQGVGVATGLQDRFNWKGVGLAALSGGIGGGLGPNFGAGWQGAAVRGAVGNALTQGVGVATGLQSKFDFAGVAAAGVGAATGRAIAGRVGTGFGASLATHTAGGIADAATRSALNGESFGRNLTTAIPDIVGQAVGGTIGKALLPRPGNAPPVEVRLASAADAPAGSVPNGPYRLENGADYTPEEMRGFAQEWRRLRGDERYQETEAAYWASYWDRQAQAVLAGRGGMQVAATDPGRLDDIATTTIDIGTLAIAGLRDGLAWLSDASLAEIAEFRTDYAVSSASYKEAYSYDPLVYGRDIGVGFLTSAASALASVPGMLAHPIDRGLAPIARGLDSVFLDNRSAMQVVSDTRMALGRASSTQIALGTGDVAFGVASIATPARGAALARAGSYRSPWIDAFEVRAASMAEVRSLGIAGERAVGDIGQKVRLNVPGTDRYRVVDGFDDLLNTISEVKNVKSLSYTQQLRDNVTIARSQGARFDLYLRSNTRVTGPLEAAFQRGEIVPRYIPGT